One window of Chryseobacterium indologenes genomic DNA carries:
- a CDS encoding phytase codes for MKNIHYILALSVLPFVINCTGQKDLAEKLKPAVITETVVHDTDDPAIWINPQDASKSIIIGTDKDTDGGLYAFDLNGKIINKVLGLKRPNNVDLEYGFMLNGKKTDIAAVTERETNKVKLYTLPELKEIGEISVFDGESERGPMGISLYKNPQTEEIFVIVGRKSGPADGYLWQYKLVEKDGLITGEVVRKFGKYSGLKEIESIAVDDEMGYIYYSDEQFGVHKYYADPDKGNEELSVFGKDDFKSDVEGISIYPTSKGKGYILVSNQQNDTFNVYLREDQSKGRIAEIPVSTLESDGSEVTNVNLGPKFPKGVFVAMSNGRVFHFYDWRMVEKAIKSAVKAGK; via the coding sequence ATGAAAAACATACATTATATACTGGCTCTTTCAGTTCTTCCTTTCGTGATCAACTGTACAGGGCAGAAAGATTTAGCAGAAAAATTAAAACCGGCTGTTATCACAGAAACAGTAGTTCATGATACGGATGATCCCGCCATATGGATCAATCCACAGGATGCCTCAAAAAGTATCATCATTGGAACGGATAAAGATACTGATGGAGGTTTGTACGCTTTTGACCTTAATGGAAAAATCATTAATAAGGTTTTGGGATTGAAACGTCCCAACAACGTTGATCTGGAATATGGTTTTATGCTGAATGGCAAAAAAACAGATATCGCTGCCGTAACGGAAAGGGAAACCAACAAAGTAAAATTATATACGCTTCCTGAGCTGAAAGAAATCGGAGAAATCTCTGTATTTGACGGAGAATCTGAACGTGGTCCGATGGGAATTTCTCTCTATAAAAATCCGCAGACAGAAGAAATTTTTGTCATTGTGGGAAGAAAATCAGGACCTGCTGACGGATACCTTTGGCAATATAAACTGGTTGAAAAGGATGGTCTCATTACAGGAGAAGTTGTTCGTAAATTCGGAAAATACAGCGGTCTGAAAGAGATTGAAAGTATCGCTGTAGATGATGAAATGGGGTATATCTATTATTCTGATGAGCAATTCGGCGTTCACAAATATTATGCAGATCCGGACAAAGGAAATGAGGAATTATCAGTTTTCGGGAAGGATGATTTTAAATCTGATGTGGAAGGAATTTCCATCTACCCTACTTCTAAAGGAAAAGGATATATTCTGGTTTCCAATCAGCAGAATGATACCTTCAATGTTTATCTGAGAGAAGATCAGTCCAAAGGAAGAATTGCCGAAATTCCTGTTTCTACACTGGAAAGTGATGGTTCTGAGGTAACGAATGTTAATTTAGGTCCAAAATTTCCTAAAGGAGTTTTCGTTGCGATGAGTAATGGCAGGGTATTTCACTTTTACGATTGGAGAATGGTTGAGAAAGCCATTAAATCAGCAGTGAAAGCTGGTAAATAA
- a CDS encoding TonB-dependent receptor, which yields MKKIFTSVLFCASIFFYAQTGSLSGNINDDSKIALPGAKISLSPGNIYTTSDEHGNFVFLNVPPGSYTMKIDYLGYGVHEYNVTVEPEKNTRQNIIFDKKETSIAAIVVSGATLKNQARALNKQKNNANITNVISSDQIGRFPDANIGDALKRVPGVTIQNDQGEARNLIIRGLAPNLNSVTLNGDRIPSAEGDNRNVQMDLIPSDMISTIEVNKTLTPDMDADAIGGSVNLITRASPNGQRISATVAGGYNPIREKGNYTAGFVYGNRFLDKKLGAVFSFSYNNNNFGSDNIEPVWSQANDLAQTVYVSKMGVRYYNEHRIRHSFDLNMDYEFNSKNKIYASAMYNFRNDKETRFALGYKIKPVYNADETEITDWKGSITRQNKGGDADNDNTRFEKQKVQNYALRGEHLLGSKVDLDWSVNYAIASEDKPHQRYIEFENSKMNFAPDLSNPEKPMFNLLAADNLGSYKLSDLSDANNFTQEKELGAKVNIRFPFSVIDGQKGRLRTGFRMRLKKKERENDFYAFTPVNTMGSLSSVPTIHLDGQNFQPGNYVPGTFVDPAFLGGLDLFNPALFNGKLKPEKYLSSNYNAKEQIYAGYIRWDQDFNDQLSMIVGARIETTNIDYTGNYVMNEKNLVGQINNTNTYTNVLPNISFKYVPIQDLVLRAAFTTALARPNYYSLVPYLNVISEDEIVAAGNPHLKATYAYNFDFMAEKYFKSVGILSGGIFYKNLNNFIYTYSQRNYTANDFANDFAGQTNPIPAGESNWKFTQQRNGDNVDIYGFEVALQRQLDFIPGAFWKGLGVYVNYTYTKSKAKGITNEEGIERTDVGFPGAAPHMFNGSLSWENKRFSARISMNYASHYIDELGGKAFDDRYYDKQFFLDANASYKITSQLRVFAEANNLTNQPLRYYQGIQSRTAQAEYYRPRFTMGVKFDF from the coding sequence GTGAAGAAAATTTTTACATCTGTTTTGTTTTGTGCCTCTATTTTTTTCTATGCGCAAACCGGATCTCTTTCCGGAAACATTAATGACGACTCGAAAATTGCCCTTCCGGGAGCTAAGATTTCTCTGAGCCCTGGAAACATTTATACAACCTCAGATGAACACGGAAACTTTGTTTTCCTGAATGTTCCTCCGGGAAGTTATACCATGAAAATTGATTATCTTGGGTATGGTGTTCATGAATACAACGTAACCGTTGAACCTGAGAAAAATACCCGTCAGAATATCATTTTCGACAAAAAAGAAACGTCTATTGCTGCGATTGTAGTGTCAGGAGCTACTTTAAAAAATCAAGCAAGAGCTTTAAACAAGCAAAAAAACAACGCCAATATTACCAATGTTATTTCTTCTGATCAGATCGGGCGTTTTCCTGATGCCAATATCGGGGATGCTTTGAAGCGTGTTCCGGGAGTTACCATACAGAATGATCAGGGGGAAGCCAGAAATCTTATCATCAGGGGACTAGCTCCCAATCTTAACTCTGTTACCCTGAATGGTGACAGAATTCCTTCTGCTGAAGGAGATAACCGTAATGTACAGATGGACCTGATCCCTTCTGATATGATCTCCACGATTGAGGTTAATAAAACCTTGACCCCGGATATGGACGCTGATGCGATAGGAGGTTCCGTAAACCTTATTACCAGGGCTTCCCCGAACGGACAAAGGATTTCTGCAACGGTTGCAGGAGGTTATAATCCTATCCGTGAAAAAGGAAATTATACTGCAGGATTTGTATATGGAAACCGGTTTTTAGATAAAAAACTAGGGGCGGTATTCAGTTTTTCCTATAACAACAATAATTTTGGTTCGGATAATATAGAGCCGGTATGGAGCCAGGCGAATGATCTTGCACAAACCGTTTATGTAAGTAAAATGGGAGTTCGTTATTACAATGAACACCGTATCAGACATAGTTTTGATCTTAATATGGATTATGAATTCAATTCCAAAAATAAGATCTACGCTTCAGCCATGTATAATTTCAGAAATGATAAAGAAACCAGATTTGCATTAGGCTATAAAATAAAACCGGTCTACAATGCTGATGAAACCGAGATTACAGACTGGAAAGGAAGCATCACAAGACAAAATAAAGGCGGTGATGCTGATAATGACAATACCCGTTTTGAGAAACAAAAAGTTCAGAACTATGCTTTGAGAGGGGAACATTTATTAGGTTCTAAAGTAGATCTAGACTGGTCAGTCAACTATGCCATTGCAAGCGAAGATAAACCTCATCAACGTTATATTGAGTTTGAAAACAGCAAGATGAATTTCGCTCCCGATCTTAGTAATCCTGAAAAACCGATGTTCAATCTCCTTGCTGCAGATAATTTAGGAAGTTACAAGTTGAGTGACCTCTCGGATGCCAATAACTTTACACAGGAAAAGGAACTGGGAGCAAAAGTGAATATACGTTTTCCTTTTTCTGTAATTGATGGCCAGAAAGGACGTCTTCGTACCGGTTTCCGTATGCGTCTGAAGAAGAAAGAAAGAGAAAATGATTTCTATGCTTTTACACCTGTCAACACTATGGGGAGCCTTTCATCGGTACCAACGATACATCTTGACGGTCAGAACTTCCAGCCGGGAAATTATGTTCCGGGAACATTCGTTGATCCTGCTTTCCTTGGAGGGCTGGATTTATTCAATCCTGCTTTGTTTAATGGAAAATTAAAGCCTGAGAAATATCTTTCAAGCAATTACAATGCGAAGGAGCAGATCTATGCAGGTTATATCCGTTGGGATCAGGATTTCAATGATCAATTATCCATGATTGTTGGAGCACGTATTGAAACTACCAACATTGATTACACCGGAAACTATGTAATGAATGAAAAGAATCTTGTAGGACAAATCAATAATACGAATACGTATACAAATGTTCTTCCTAATATTTCCTTCAAATATGTTCCGATCCAGGATCTTGTGCTTCGTGCCGCATTTACTACAGCTCTTGCCCGCCCGAATTATTATTCATTGGTTCCTTATCTTAATGTTATTTCAGAAGACGAGATCGTAGCTGCCGGAAATCCGCACTTAAAAGCAACCTATGCGTATAATTTTGATTTTATGGCAGAAAAGTACTTTAAGTCTGTAGGGATACTTTCCGGAGGTATTTTTTATAAAAACCTGAATAACTTTATTTACACGTATTCCCAAAGAAATTATACGGCAAATGATTTCGCGAATGATTTTGCAGGACAAACCAATCCAATTCCTGCAGGGGAAAGCAACTGGAAATTTACCCAGCAGCGTAATGGTGACAATGTAGATATTTATGGGTTTGAAGTAGCTTTACAAAGACAGCTTGATTTCATTCCCGGAGCTTTCTGGAAAGGTCTTGGAGTTTATGTAAACTATACTTACACTAAATCAAAAGCAAAAGGAATCACCAATGAAGAAGGCATTGAAAGAACAGATGTAGGATTCCCAGGAGCTGCTCCTCATATGTTCAACGGATCTCTTTCATGGGAAAATAAGCGTTTTTCAGCCAGAATTTCTATGAACTACGCGTCTCATTATATTGATGAGCTGGGGGGGAAAGCGTTTGACGACCGTTATTATGACAAACAGTTTTTCCTTGATGCCAATGCTTCCTACAAGATTACAAGCCAGCTCAGAGTTTTTGCAGAAGCCAATAATCTGACGAATCAGCCGTTAAGATACTACCAGGGAATCCAGAGCAGAACCGCTCAGGCTGAATATTACAGGCCAAGGTTTACAATGGGGGTGAAATTTGATTTTTAA
- a CDS encoding TetR/AcrR family transcriptional regulator has protein sequence MPRPRERILSTAMVLFHRQGYNNTGINQVIDEAKVSKASFYQHFRSKDELCIEFLNKRYDYWASELGQFTSEAGTVQEKILKSFDFLIDMNEREDFRGCSFLNILSEIPADKEEIHKVIRYHKSKLRECFNEDIQNDIAAAHIYLLFESSILTSQLYRSNELIEKSKIIVQDILKSSH, from the coding sequence ATGCCCCGACCTCGAGAAAGAATACTAAGCACTGCCATGGTTTTATTCCATAGACAAGGTTATAACAATACGGGCATCAATCAGGTTATTGACGAAGCGAAAGTATCAAAAGCAAGTTTCTACCAGCATTTCAGATCCAAAGATGAGCTTTGTATTGAATTTCTTAATAAGAGATACGACTACTGGGCTTCTGAGCTTGGACAGTTTACATCAGAAGCCGGAACAGTACAGGAAAAAATACTGAAATCATTTGATTTTCTGATTGATATGAATGAAAGGGAAGACTTCAGAGGATGCAGCTTTCTGAATATTTTATCTGAAATTCCTGCTGATAAGGAAGAAATTCATAAGGTAATCCGGTATCATAAAAGTAAGCTGAGGGAATGCTTCAATGAAGACATTCAAAACGATATTGCAGCAGCTCATATCTACCTTCTTTTTGAAAGTTCGATACTCACCAGCCAGCTCTACAGATCTAATGAATTAATCGAAAAGTCTAAAATTATCGTGCAGGATATACTCAAATCTTCACATTAA
- a CDS encoding cupin-like domain-containing protein, translating into MGIILKPIDIVDDISQEDFREKYLKPCKPVVIRNMARKWPAYQKWTMEYMKEVVGDVEVPLYDSSKADPAAPINTPTTKMPFRDYVDLIQREPTDLRIFFFDPIKFAPKLLDDYVPPKNLMGGFLDKYPSMFFGGKGSVTFLHYDIDMPHIFHTHFNGRKHVLLFEYKWKSRLYKLPYATYALEDYDIANPDFEKFPALDGIEGIECFLEHGDTLFMPTGWWHWMKYLDGSFSISLRAWDKSWAVKAHSLWNLAVQRNFDNFMKGRYKKRYMDWKERKAVEIANDALKRGLPK; encoded by the coding sequence ATGGGAATAATCCTTAAACCAATTGATATTGTAGATGATATTTCACAAGAAGATTTCCGTGAAAAATATCTAAAGCCATGTAAGCCAGTGGTAATCAGAAATATGGCAAGAAAATGGCCAGCCTACCAAAAGTGGACAATGGAGTATATGAAAGAAGTGGTTGGCGACGTTGAAGTTCCCCTATACGACAGTTCCAAAGCAGATCCTGCCGCTCCCATCAATACTCCGACTACGAAAATGCCTTTTCGTGACTATGTTGATCTTATTCAACGGGAGCCTACTGATCTGAGAATATTTTTCTTTGATCCTATAAAATTTGCTCCAAAACTTTTGGACGACTATGTTCCGCCAAAGAATCTGATGGGTGGATTTTTAGATAAATATCCGAGTATGTTTTTCGGAGGTAAAGGTTCTGTGACCTTCCTTCATTATGATATAGACATGCCTCATATTTTCCACACCCACTTCAACGGAAGAAAACATGTTCTTCTATTTGAATACAAATGGAAATCAAGACTTTATAAGCTACCATATGCTACTTATGCATTGGAGGATTATGATATTGCCAATCCTGATTTTGAAAAATTCCCGGCACTGGATGGTATTGAAGGAATTGAATGCTTCCTGGAACATGGCGATACTTTATTCATGCCTACAGGATGGTGGCACTGGATGAAATATCTGGATGGATCTTTCTCTATTTCCCTGCGTGCATGGGACAAAAGCTGGGCTGTAAAAGCGCATTCTCTTTGGAATCTTGCCGTGCAGCGTAATTTTGATAATTTCATGAAAGGACGATACAAAAAAAGGTATATGGACTGGAAAGAAAGAAAAGCGGTTGAGATCGCCAATGATGCATTAAAAAGAGGACTTCCTAAATAA
- a CDS encoding Ig-like domain-containing protein — translation MKTFTTIIFSLVFASAFSQKSAKIFTSDIDNFWVAYDSIQKTNDHTQKLALIKKLYTDKGTPGLKAFMKARDYNDTVFVNIIEKYPKFLNSIRPNTLTIKTKTNELEASIIRLKEIYPDLKEAEMYFTIGGLNSGGTVSGNKVLVGAELATGLPSTDVSEFQDDWIKGVFANQSLDNIVSLNVHEYIHTQQTGDRRRVLSQSIKEGACDLIAELVMNKPLERKYLSYGTAHAAEVKDWFKKEMFTGNFANWLYNGRKKGESADLGYYIGYEISKSYYENAKDKKQAVKDIIELNYDNDKAVEDFLTRSKFFKEKIDKQKLIKEYEKNLPYVVKTEPANGFAHVNADTKEIRITFSKEMVPNSYSFNLSDKGKEYFPITKIIGMENNDKTLVLSADLKAGKEYEFVLTNKSFASKDGYPLRDETLLVKFKTSEK, via the coding sequence ATGAAAACTTTCACTACAATTATTTTTTCGCTTGTTTTTGCAAGTGCTTTTTCACAGAAATCAGCTAAAATTTTTACTTCAGATATTGACAATTTTTGGGTGGCCTATGATAGCATTCAAAAAACAAACGATCATACCCAAAAACTGGCTCTGATTAAAAAACTCTATACAGACAAAGGAACACCCGGCCTGAAAGCTTTTATGAAAGCCAGAGATTATAATGATACGGTGTTTGTAAACATCATTGAAAAGTATCCTAAATTCTTGAACTCGATCAGGCCCAACACTCTGACGATAAAAACCAAAACAAATGAACTGGAAGCCAGTATTATCAGGTTGAAAGAGATCTATCCGGACCTCAAAGAAGCTGAAATGTACTTTACAATAGGCGGCCTTAATTCCGGAGGAACAGTGAGTGGAAATAAAGTGTTGGTGGGCGCTGAACTTGCCACCGGGCTTCCGTCTACTGATGTTTCAGAGTTTCAGGATGATTGGATAAAAGGGGTTTTTGCAAATCAGTCTCTGGATAATATCGTCTCTTTAAATGTTCATGAATATATCCATACCCAGCAGACCGGAGACCGCAGGAGAGTTCTAAGCCAATCTATCAAAGAAGGTGCCTGTGATCTGATTGCCGAACTGGTCATGAATAAGCCTTTGGAAAGAAAATATTTGTCATATGGAACAGCACATGCCGCTGAGGTGAAGGATTGGTTTAAAAAAGAAATGTTTACCGGGAATTTTGCCAACTGGCTGTATAATGGGAGAAAAAAAGGAGAAAGTGCCGATCTGGGATATTATATAGGATATGAGATATCTAAGTCCTACTACGAGAATGCAAAAGATAAAAAACAGGCTGTAAAAGATATTATAGAACTGAATTATGACAATGATAAGGCTGTAGAAGACTTTCTCACCAGATCAAAATTTTTCAAAGAAAAAATTGATAAGCAAAAGCTGATCAAAGAATATGAGAAAAATTTACCGTATGTTGTAAAAACAGAACCTGCAAACGGTTTCGCACATGTAAATGCTGACACCAAAGAAATAAGAATTACCTTTTCAAAAGAAATGGTTCCCAACAGCTATTCATTCAACCTCTCCGATAAAGGAAAAGAATATTTTCCCATCACCAAAATAATAGGAATGGAAAATAATGACAAAACATTGGTTCTTTCAGCAGATCTGAAGGCAGGTAAAGAGTATGAATTTGTGCTGACGAACAAAAGTTTCGCGTCTAAAGATGGTTATCCTCTGAGAGATGAAACGCTTCTTGTGAAATTTAAAACAAGTGAGAAATAG
- a CDS encoding MFS transporter, producing MNRNLYVLALGVFGITTTEFGVIGVLPELASAFRVSIEKAGWLLSAFALIVAVFGPFMLLALSSFKRKSLLIFSLLIFVTANVLSAYITHFYLLLTVRMIPAFFHPVYWSIALSAAGETSDPKEKSRAVSIIFSGLTLATVLGVPLAAFMSDLFSWQSSFLLTAFINAVALAGVWIYLPAIQSKTETSKGFPSHIFYNKHLWIGLFLAFFTIASMYSTYGYMADFLKNITQMNGKQVSLMLFLFGTVGIIGNKIAGKYMSRFPFQTTLLFLMLLSGIHLLIWYYGNHFAPMIWIVGCWGLVHSGGFLISNINVTSSLDSSEFINSIFTSCGNFAVTAGTLSGGFWIAHYGIENIIWSSIIGLILALIMLLIKRKYTETNF from the coding sequence ATGAACAGAAATCTTTATGTACTGGCACTTGGTGTTTTTGGAATTACAACCACAGAATTTGGAGTTATTGGTGTATTGCCTGAACTCGCTTCAGCGTTCCGGGTTTCCATTGAAAAAGCGGGATGGCTGCTGAGTGCTTTTGCGTTGATCGTTGCTGTTTTCGGTCCTTTTATGCTGTTGGCACTATCCTCTTTCAAAAGAAAAAGTCTGCTCATTTTTTCGTTGCTTATTTTTGTGACAGCAAATGTTCTTTCTGCATATATCACCCATTTTTATCTGCTGCTCACTGTCAGAATGATTCCTGCATTTTTCCATCCGGTTTACTGGTCGATAGCTTTATCTGCCGCCGGAGAAACGTCTGATCCTAAAGAAAAGTCAAGGGCGGTAAGCATTATTTTTTCGGGGCTTACTCTGGCCACAGTGTTAGGAGTGCCTCTGGCTGCTTTTATGTCTGATCTGTTTTCCTGGCAGTCTTCTTTTTTGCTTACCGCTTTTATCAATGCAGTGGCTTTAGCGGGTGTTTGGATTTATTTACCAGCTATTCAGAGTAAAACCGAAACTTCAAAAGGTTTTCCCAGTCACATTTTTTACAATAAACATTTGTGGATCGGGCTTTTTCTTGCATTTTTCACTATTGCTTCCATGTATTCTACGTATGGTTATATGGCTGATTTTTTAAAGAATATAACGCAGATGAATGGAAAACAGGTCAGCCTGATGCTTTTCTTATTTGGAACGGTAGGAATTATCGGGAATAAAATTGCAGGAAAATATATGAGCAGATTTCCGTTTCAAACAACTCTTTTATTTTTGATGTTATTATCCGGCATCCATCTGTTGATCTGGTATTACGGAAACCATTTTGCACCTATGATCTGGATTGTTGGATGCTGGGGACTGGTTCATTCCGGAGGGTTTCTGATCAGCAATATCAATGTGACCTCTTCTTTAGATTCTTCGGAGTTCATCAATAGTATTTTTACTTCTTGCGGGAATTTCGCTGTAACAGCGGGTACGCTTTCCGGAGGATTCTGGATTGCTCATTATGGCATTGAAAATATAATATGGTCAAGCATTATAGGCTTAATTCTGGCTCTCATCATGTTGCTTATCAAAAGAAAATATACGGAGACTAATTTTTAA
- a CDS encoding winged helix-turn-helix transcriptional regulator yields the protein MPQFFHDKRLYYTPIEFALSHIGGTWKMPILWRLQEKPLRFSELKKDIPHITDKMLTSQLRELEAKEMIHREVFPGVPPKVEYSLTEKGKKAIPVIETIMQFGYDLIKDEGIVFPPKV from the coding sequence ATGCCTCAATTCTTCCACGATAAAAGATTGTATTATACTCCGATTGAATTTGCTCTAAGCCATATTGGAGGAACCTGGAAAATGCCTATTCTATGGAGATTACAGGAAAAACCTCTCCGTTTCAGTGAGCTTAAAAAGGATATTCCTCATATCACAGACAAAATGCTGACCAGCCAGCTGCGCGAACTGGAAGCTAAGGAAATGATTCACCGTGAGGTATTTCCCGGAGTACCGCCGAAAGTAGAGTACAGTCTTACAGAAAAAGGTAAAAAAGCCATTCCGGTTATTGAAACCATTATGCAGTTTGGCTACGACCTGATTAAAGATGAAGGGATTGTTTTTCCGCCTAAAGTATAA
- a CDS encoding MsnO8 family LLM class oxidoreductase: MKLKLGILDQSPVTMGGSAASALENSIKLALMAEETGFHSIMYSEHHGVEAYGSSSPELLAAIILSKTNHIKIGTAGIMMRNYSAYKIAEWSKMLSTLYPERFILGLGKAPGGLKDAVMALNNHKPVVLSNMETKLEEIIQLIRDEEGIYDGLIAQPTHVQHIPEIMWLGSGMTSAKEAAKHGTGYSFAAFMNSENGMENTEAYLREFDGTQYFSQPSLQVAVAVSVADTIEEARRNAYGMAYQFLQSRQLVSPNAVLSPEAVEQKVLGTKDEDEFFTFLDRIIIETPQSVKQRLERVSEKYNTDNLLILCNMYREEDRIYTYKSIIKNNN; the protein is encoded by the coding sequence ATGAAGCTGAAATTAGGGATCTTAGACCAGTCACCTGTAACAATGGGCGGAAGTGCAGCCTCTGCATTGGAAAACAGTATCAAGCTTGCTTTAATGGCTGAAGAAACGGGATTTCATAGCATCATGTATTCCGAGCATCATGGAGTAGAAGCTTATGGAAGTTCCAGTCCTGAACTTTTAGCAGCAATTATACTCAGTAAAACCAACCATATCAAAATAGGAACCGCCGGAATTATGATGAGAAACTATTCCGCTTATAAAATTGCAGAATGGTCAAAAATGTTATCCACTCTATATCCAGAACGTTTTATTCTCGGATTGGGAAAGGCTCCCGGAGGATTGAAGGATGCAGTTATGGCACTTAATAATCATAAACCGGTAGTTTTATCAAATATGGAAACGAAGCTGGAAGAGATTATTCAACTGATCAGGGATGAAGAAGGAATTTATGACGGACTGATTGCGCAGCCCACCCATGTACAGCATATTCCTGAAATCATGTGGCTGGGATCAGGAATGACTTCCGCAAAAGAAGCTGCTAAACATGGGACAGGGTATTCCTTCGCTGCTTTTATGAACAGTGAGAACGGAATGGAAAATACGGAAGCTTATCTCAGAGAATTTGACGGCACCCAATATTTTTCCCAGCCTTCTTTGCAGGTGGCGGTTGCCGTATCGGTAGCTGATACTATTGAAGAAGCCAGACGGAATGCTTATGGAATGGCCTATCAGTTTTTACAATCCCGTCAATTAGTCAGTCCCAATGCTGTTCTATCTCCTGAAGCTGTAGAGCAAAAGGTTTTGGGAACTAAAGATGAAGATGAGTTTTTCACCTTTTTAGATAGAATTATCATAGAAACACCACAGTCTGTGAAGCAGAGATTAGAACGGGTTTCAGAAAAGTACAATACGGATAATCTTTTGATATTGTGTAATATGTACCGGGAGGAAGATCGTATTTATACCTATAAAAGTATCATTAAAAATAATAACTAA
- a CDS encoding AAA family ATPase, translated as MKQNISKFYIITGGPGAGKTTLLDELKKYGLTTVPEEGRRIIKEQMESGEEGLPWLNKELFAKLMFEESVKTYQKLNQSTHLKPVFFDRGIWDTLGYMRLENIPVPEVMITKASEMVYNNNAFILPPWKEIYENDPERKQSIKKAILTFECMKEIYQEYGFNIIEVPKVTVEKRAAFILDRVLI; from the coding sequence ATGAAGCAGAATATTTCAAAATTCTATATTATTACAGGTGGTCCGGGAGCCGGAAAAACAACGCTGTTGGATGAATTAAAAAAATATGGATTGACAACAGTTCCTGAAGAAGGCAGGAGAATTATTAAAGAACAAATGGAGTCCGGAGAAGAAGGGCTTCCCTGGCTGAACAAAGAACTTTTTGCTAAACTGATGTTTGAAGAATCTGTCAAAACTTACCAGAAACTCAATCAATCGACCCATTTGAAACCCGTTTTTTTTGACCGTGGAATATGGGATACGCTTGGGTATATGAGGCTTGAAAATATTCCTGTTCCGGAAGTAATGATAACAAAAGCCAGCGAAATGGTTTATAATAACAATGCTTTTATTCTTCCCCCATGGAAGGAGATTTATGAAAATGACCCGGAAAGAAAACAAAGCATTAAAAAAGCCATCCTTACTTTTGAATGTATGAAAGAAATTTATCAGGAATATGGTTTCAATATCATTGAAGTACCAAAAGTTACTGTAGAAAAGAGAGCTGCGTTTATACTTGACAGAGTTTTGATATAA
- a CDS encoding DUF6624 domain-containing protein, which translates to MDNFPFEKELIELADKDLTVREELLAAGKLSEGYHPEMEKVHKANARRLREIIAEIGFPTLSKVGEKGSNAAWLIIQHAIGEPEFMKKCCTIMEENSSDINPIHKAYLHDRIQFFQSKPQKYGTQLTADGKIYPVENKENLNKEREKVDLPAFSEAEINKIPEPEDIPEIDDKNVEYTVWRKKVGWI; encoded by the coding sequence ATGGACAATTTCCCATTTGAAAAAGAACTGATCGAACTCGCCGACAAAGATCTGACTGTAAGAGAAGAACTGCTCGCAGCAGGAAAACTTTCCGAAGGTTACCATCCTGAAATGGAAAAGGTTCATAAAGCGAATGCCCGGCGGCTTCGGGAAATTATAGCTGAAATAGGATTTCCAACCCTCTCAAAAGTTGGTGAAAAAGGAAGCAATGCTGCATGGCTGATTATCCAGCACGCTATTGGAGAGCCAGAGTTTATGAAAAAGTGCTGTACCATAATGGAAGAAAACAGCAGTGATATTAATCCGATCCATAAAGCCTATTTACATGACCGGATTCAGTTCTTTCAAAGCAAACCTCAAAAATATGGAACACAGCTTACCGCTGATGGAAAGATCTATCCCGTAGAAAACAAAGAAAATTTAAACAAAGAACGGGAAAAAGTAGACCTTCCTGCGTTCTCTGAGGCAGAAATCAACAAAATTCCGGAACCTGAAGACATTCCGGAAATAGATGATAAAAATGTTGAATATACGGTTTGGAGGAAAAAAGTAGGCTGGATTTAA
- a CDS encoding YciI family protein translates to MKEFALIFRLKDVSDFKPSPEQIQERLNWLGSIAAQNKLVDKGNTLLPAPGAAKTVKPDNIVTDGPYTEIKEFISGYIIVRAESIDEAVEMAKGNPIFKIGGNIEVREVLKVNN, encoded by the coding sequence ATGAAAGAATTTGCGTTAATCTTCAGACTGAAAGACGTTTCTGATTTTAAGCCTTCCCCGGAACAGATCCAGGAGCGCCTGAACTGGCTGGGAAGCATTGCTGCACAAAACAAACTTGTAGATAAAGGAAATACTCTCTTGCCCGCACCGGGAGCTGCAAAAACGGTAAAACCGGATAATATTGTAACGGATGGTCCTTATACCGAAATCAAGGAATTCATCAGCGGATATATTATTGTACGGGCAGAATCTATTGATGAGGCTGTAGAAATGGCGAAAGGAAATCCTATCTTTAAAATAGGTGGAAATATTGAGGTTCGTGAAGTTTTGAAAGTGAATAATTAA